From Pseudovibrio sp. Tun.PSC04-5.I4, a single genomic window includes:
- a CDS encoding tetratricopeptide repeat protein, with amino-acid sequence MTERVPALGDNPEEDIKAIAMGAIGRSLGLSKDDIKPGLVMAKGLMDAGRVEKAFEIYTGLVLLEPTNVDVQLGLANCAVQLQRYSLAIQAASVAMIMDPTSPRPYYFSGVACLALGHFDEAKEDLTDVLKLAKDRKDAEMLQSAKKLLDGLVAA; translated from the coding sequence ATGACTGAACGTGTTCCAGCGTTGGGTGACAATCCTGAAGAAGATATCAAGGCTATTGCTATGGGGGCAATTGGTCGAAGTCTCGGGCTCTCAAAAGATGATATTAAACCCGGATTGGTGATGGCCAAAGGGCTGATGGATGCCGGGCGCGTTGAGAAAGCTTTTGAGATCTATACAGGCCTTGTGCTGCTTGAACCAACGAATGTTGATGTCCAACTTGGTCTGGCAAACTGTGCGGTTCAATTGCAACGATACTCATTGGCTATTCAGGCTGCATCTGTTGCTATGATAATGGATCCGACAAGTCCGCGGCCCTACTATTTTTCCGGCGTTGCTTGTCTTGCTCTAGGGCATTTTGATGAAGCAAAAGAGGATTTGACTGACGTTCTTAAACTTGCAAAAGATCGTAAGGATGCGGAGATGTTGCAATCTGCCAAAAAGCTTCTCGATGGTCTTGTCGCTGCTTGA
- the sctE gene encoding type III secretion system translocon subunit SctE, whose protein sequence is MELPKGLGLGLNSNSLGDVFDTNAELLGNVGGAGVASKVGLGTLAAIGGTPMIATIAFAQHITRLSNSLLDVGPGTPSATGGVPLATAGFQDIEVLIASVLDKMQSSQEKLEKNKVTLETTKQSAVFKEKTAKLDEAIKKQEEAQKKQEGLSIWQKISLAFQWIAAVISLVAGAILTAIPGFQAVGAFMIAAGVVQLAMAIDATVQAATGRSIAGHVAVAAGADEETISKVDIAMKVVGAVVGIVMAGASIFIPGGQASSIGAIIQAITSITSAVIQIGSSAGNIAAGAVSYSASQNVADSKELQADASDLDAFIQLISQIIDQLLAILTQAGEQFNDALDGTVSAMNERADTVGRTKFAG, encoded by the coding sequence ATGGAGCTTCCTAAGGGTCTTGGCCTCGGCCTGAATAGTAACAGTCTGGGTGATGTCTTCGATACGAATGCAGAGTTGCTTGGAAATGTCGGCGGAGCAGGGGTTGCCAGTAAAGTTGGTCTGGGTACGTTAGCTGCTATCGGTGGGACGCCGATGATAGCAACAATTGCGTTTGCGCAGCATATAACGCGCCTGTCCAATAGTCTTCTTGATGTTGGTCCTGGTACTCCCTCAGCAACTGGGGGAGTTCCATTGGCAACTGCAGGCTTTCAAGATATTGAAGTTCTGATTGCTTCCGTTCTGGATAAAATGCAATCTAGTCAAGAAAAGCTTGAAAAGAACAAGGTTACGCTTGAGACCACTAAGCAAAGTGCTGTTTTTAAAGAAAAAACAGCCAAATTGGATGAAGCTATCAAGAAGCAGGAAGAAGCCCAGAAGAAACAAGAAGGGCTGAGTATCTGGCAGAAAATTTCCTTGGCATTTCAGTGGATTGCTGCAGTTATTTCCCTTGTCGCCGGAGCGATCCTTACAGCTATTCCCGGGTTCCAAGCGGTTGGCGCATTTATGATAGCAGCCGGGGTGGTGCAGCTTGCAATGGCTATTGACGCCACGGTGCAGGCTGCAACAGGCAGGAGCATTGCAGGTCATGTTGCAGTTGCAGCTGGAGCCGATGAAGAAACGATTTCCAAGGTTGATATCGCGATGAAAGTCGTTGGAGCCGTTGTTGGTATTGTAATGGCGGGTGCATCCATTTTTATTCCCGGAGGTCAAGCAAGTAGTATCGGGGCAATAATTCAAGCAATTACCTCAATTACTTCTGCGGTGATCCAAATTGGTAGTAGTGCAGGAAATATTGCTGCTGGTGCAGTTTCTTATTCTGCAAGCCAGAATGTAGCAGATTCGAAGGAGCTGCAGGCCGATGCCTCCGATCTTGACGCATTTATCCAGCTGATCAGTCAGATTATTGATCAACTGTTGGCAATTCTTACGCAGGCGGGAGAGCAATTTAATGATGCTCTAGATGGAACTGTAAGTGCAATGAATGAGCGTGCAGATACCGTTGGTAGAACGAAGTTTGCAGGATAA